Proteins from a single region of Punica granatum isolate Tunisia-2019 chromosome 8, ASM765513v2, whole genome shotgun sequence:
- the LOC116215860 gene encoding probable LRR receptor-like serine/threonine-protein kinase At3g47570, translating into MIVKGSNRSLFLSLIFGLFQVVAAFRPTNETDYQALLAFKNHVTSDPSDVLSSWNNSVHFCAWSGVRCGKMHQRVTALELLSLGFVGTLSPHIGNLTFLRVLHLDGNGLKGIIPQEIGRLLRLETLSLVNNSFTGELPWNLTGCKELTILSLGGNNLVGRIPDELGSLLKLVQLELPDNHFTGKIPSSLGNLSALSLLFICGNYLEGSIPMELGQVSNLERLQLSSNSLSGNIPTSLYNISSILMFSVGGNNLSGSVPSDVFITLTRLQGLYLTGNRFSGPIPTSLTNASRLVEISISNNSFMGPIPSDLGGLVNLQYLDFEVNPLGTEEGDDFRFLVSLFSCNELQEVWLSQTRLKGRLPDSIGNFSINLTTLALGKNLISGKMPSWIGDLVRLERLSLDNNMFVGTIPDSFGKLSNLQSFSINNNNISGMIPSSIGNMTSLSYIYLRDNMLEGVIPISIGKCTHLTAVDLSQNQLIGPVPEQLFGVSSLSIVLAGNYLTDPIPSRVGRLVNLQTLDVSDNNMSGEIPPALGSCVVLETLSLDGNRFNGTIPSALKNLRGLRLLDVSQNNLSGQIPEFLASLPFIENLNLSFNKFEGEVPHGKIFGNLSAASVAGNRKLCGGPPTLQLPTCEGANQEKDRKRWLSRRRSLAIGVSVSIFILLTGVIITMILCRSKRSKRRTDVASLTVDHHPKLSYAELLQATDGFSPTNMIGEGSFGVVYKGVLPRNEQVVAVKVLKLGERGASKSFMAECEALKNIRHRNLVKNITSCSTIDFQGEDFKALVFDFMLNGSLEKWLHPISDDSTALGLLQRLNIAIDVATALDYLHHCCHNPIVHCDLKPSNVLLDSDFSAHVSDFGLAKFLMAKASGTQSSSIGVRGTIGYVAPEYGIGGEVSTWGDVHSFGILLLELFTGKRPTDPIFGGSFGLREFVERSIPQGLSLVIDPILLCSVETYNNLHECLVSILGVGLTCSAARPNERMGIQEAAVKLQRIRENLRVVRTRNRVPHTRYI; encoded by the exons ATGATTGTAAAGGGGTCGAATCgctctctcttcctttccctcATCTTCGGCCTCTTCCAAGTAGTGGCTGCTTTTCGTCCCACCAACGAAACAGACTACCAAGCACTACTAGCCTTCAAGAACCATGTAACCTCAGACCCATCTGATGTCCTCAGCTCATGGAACAATTCGGTTCACTTCTGCGCTTGGAGTGGCGTTAGGTGTGGGAAAATGCACCAGAGAGTGACTGCACTCGAGCTCCTCTCACTTGGATTTGTAGGTACTTTGTCTCCTCATATCGGAAACCTTACATTTCTCAGAGTGCTTCACCTTGATGGTAATGGTCTCAAGGGAATAATACCCCAAGAGATCGGTCGGCTGTTGAGACTAGAGACTCTTTCTCTAGTTAACAATTCTTTCACAGGAGAGCTGCCTTGGAATTTGACTGGTTGCAAAGAACTGACGATCTTATCTTTGGGCGGCAACAATCTCGTGGGACGAATTCCAGATGAACTTGGTTCTCTTTTGAAGCTCGTCCAATTAGAACTACCAGATAATCATTTCACTGGAAAAATCCCATCTTCGTTAGGCAATCTTTCAGCCCTGTCCCTACTTTTTATATGTGGCAATTACTTAGAAGGTAGCATACCCATGGAACTAGGACAGGTCTCCAACTTAGAACGTCTTCAGTTATCGAGCAATAGTCTTTCTGGTAATATTCCCACCTCTCTCTACAATATCTCATCCATTCTAATGTTCTCGGTTGGGGGGAACAATTTAAGTGGGTCTGTTCCTTCTGATGTATTTATCACTTTAACCCGACTCCAAGGACTGTATCTCACTGGCAACAGATTTTCTGGACCCATTCCGACCTCTTTAACCAATGCTTCTCGACTTGTGGAAATTTCTATATCCAATAATTCCTTTATGGGACCAATTCCGTCGGACCTGGGAGGCCTTGTGAATCTGCAGTACCTAGATTTTGAAGTCAACCCCTTAGGAACTGAAGAAGGAGATGATTTTAGATTCCTTGTCTCTTTATTTAGTTGCAATGAACTGCAAGAAGTGTGGTTATCTCAGACTAGGCTTAAGGGGAGGCTACCCGATTCTATTGGGAACTTCTCCATCAATTTGACAACCCTTGCACTAGGAAAAAACTTGATATCTGGAAAGATGCCCTCATGGATAGGGGACCTCGTAAGACTGGAGAGGCTCTCGCTGGATAACAACATGTTTGTGGGGACAATTCCCGACTCTTTTGGGAAACTCTCCAACCTGCAGAGCTTCTCCATTAACAACAACAATATCTCTGGAATGATCCCATCCTCCATTGGCAACATGACTTCACTCTCCTATATCTACTTGAGGGACAATATGCTAGAGGGGGTCATACCGATTTCTATAGGGAAATGCACACATCTGACTGCAGTAGACCTCTCCCAGAATCAGCTCATTGGTCCTGTGCCTGAGCAATTATTTGGTGTTTCTTCCCTCTCGATAGTATTAGCAGGAAATTATCTGACCGACCCAATTCCATCTCGGGTCGGTAGACTGGTAAATCTCCAAACATTGGATGTTTCAGATAATAACATGTCCGGAGAAATTCCACCTGCTTTGGGTAGCTGCGTGGTGCTGGAGACACTCAGTTTAGATGGTAACCGCTTCAATGGAACAATTCCATCTGCACTGAAAAATCTCAGAGGCCTACGGTTACTTGACGTTTCTCAAAACAATCTGTCTGGTCAGATTCCTGAGTTTCTTGCCAGCCTCCCCTTCATCGAGAATCTCAATCTTTCCTTTAATAAGTTTGAAGGAGAAGTGCCACACGGAAAAATTTTTGGAAACCTGAGTGCGGCATCAGTTGCTGGAAATAGAAAACTGTGTGGAGGGCCTCCTACCTTGCAGTTGCCGACATGTGAAGGAGCGAATCAAGAGAAAGACAGAAAAAGGTGGCTGTCTCGGAGGCGAAGCTTGGCAATTGGTGTCTCAGTCTCCATTTTCATACTGCTAACAGGAGTGATCATCACAATGATTCTGTGCCGATCGAAAAGGTCAAAAAGGAGGACAGATGTGGCTTCTCTGACAGTGGATCATCACCCGAAGCTTTCTTATGCGGAACTTTTGCAAGCAACAGATGGTTTCTCTCCTACAAACATGATCGGAGAAGGAAGCTTTGGTGTGGTCTACAAGGGGGTCTTACCAAGAAATGAGCAGGTCGTTGCTGTGAAGGTACTTAAACTTGGAGAACGGGGAGCAAGCAAAAGCTTCATGGCTGAGTGTGAAGCTCTAAAGAACATTCGGCATCGGAACCTCGTGAAAAATATCACTTCTTGTTCGACGATTGATTTCCAGGGAGAAGATTTCAAGGCTCTGGTGTTTGATTTCATGCTCAATGGGAGCCTCGAGAAATGGCTGCATCCAATCTCAGATGATAGCACCGCATTGGGTCTATTGCAGAGGTTAAACATAGCCATTGATGTGGCGACAGCATTGGATTATCTCCACCACTGCTGCCACAATCCCATAGTTCACTGTGACCTGAAGCCAAGCAATGTTCTTCTCGATAGTGATTTTTCAGCACATGTAAGTGATTTTGGCCTAGCAAAATTTCTCATGGCCAAAGCATCGGGAACACAAAGTAGTTCAATCGGGGTCAGAGGAACTATTGGCTATGTTGCACCAG AGTATGGTATCGGTGGAGAGGTTTCGACATGGGGCGATGTCCATAGCTTTGGGATTCTCTTGCTCGAACTGTTCACTGGGAAGAGACCCACTGACCCCATATTCGGTGGCAGCTTTGGTCTCCGTGAGTTCGTAGAGAGATCCATTCCTCAAGGGTTGAGTCTGGTAATAGATCCAATATTACTTTGCTCAGTCGAAACATACAACAATCTCCATGAATGTTTGGTGTCGATCCTTGGAGTCGGCCTTACATGCTCAGCTGCACGACCAAATGAGAGGATGGGAATTCAAGAAGCTGCTGTGAAATTGCAAAGGATACGGGAGAATCTTCGAGTTGTTAGGACGAGAAACAGAGTTCCACATACCCGCTACATATGA